One window of Clarias gariepinus isolate MV-2021 ecotype Netherlands chromosome 21, CGAR_prim_01v2, whole genome shotgun sequence genomic DNA carries:
- the LOC128509322 gene encoding patr class I histocompatibility antigen, B-1 alpha chain-like produces the protein MPCVYRLRWRAALLPLLFITHVHLLSADTLQYLYTAFTPGIHFPKFTAAVLVDGEQVVSYDSNISKMIPKTEWMKKIEADDPGYWHTETRRMIEQQDWLQDFVYRAKQRLNHTEGDHILQRVYGCGLDDVITGGYDQYGYDGEDFISLDLRTGTWTAANDKVKSFINHWDPEGDKAEHWKDFVKTDCIDQLKKLVSYGKETLERKVRPEVSVFHKHSPSPEMVCHATGFFPKPLNITWQKDGEDVHEDVDLRETLPNQDGSFQRRSILKVPAEELQKHTYTCVVQHSSLEKELVREVPKGGGSAGGSVGESRRGPDAGSDEGPIGILVAVFVVLGTIAVIVCRKKKNSGSRHDVPKPL, from the exons ATGCCTTGTG TCTACAGGTTAAGATGGCGGGCTGCGTTATTACCTCTGCTTTTTATCACACATGTTCATCTTTTATCAGCAG ACACTCTGCAGTACCTCTACACCGCCTTCACACCTGGAATACATTTCCCTAAATTCACTGCTGCTGTTCTGGTGGATGGAGAGCAGGTTGTGTCCTATGACAGCAACATCAGTAAGATGATCCCAAAGACGGAGTGGATGAAGAAGATTGAAGCTGATGATCCAGGTTACTGGCACACTGAGACACGGCGTATGATTGAGCAGCAGGACTGGTTACAAGACTTTGTGTATCGTGCAAAGCAGAGACTTAATCACACAGAAG gagatcATATACTACAGAGGGTGTACGGCTGTGGGctcgatgatgtcatcactggAGGATATGATCAGTACGGTTATGATGGAGAAGATTTCATCAGTCTAGATCTGAGAACTGGAACCTGGACTGCAGCTAATGATAAAGTGAAGAGTTTTATAAACCACTGGGATCCTGAAGGCGATAAGGCTGAACACTGGAAGGACTTTGTGAAGACAGACTGTATTGATCAGTTAAAGAAGTTAGTGTCTTACGGGAAAGAAACTTTGGAGAGGAAag tTCGTCCCGAGGTCTCAGTGTTCCATAAACACTCTCCTTCTCCAGAGATGGTGTGTCATGCTACAGGTTTCTTCCCCAAACCACTAAACATCACCTGGCAGAAGGACGGAGAGGACGTGCATGAGGACGTGGATCTCAGAGAGACGTTACCCAACCAGGATGGAAGCTTCCAGAGGAGAAGCATTCTGAAAGTCCCAGCTGAGGAGCTGCAGAAACACACCTACACCTGTGTTGTTCAGCACAGCAGCTTGGAGAAGGAGTTAGTGCGAGAAGTACCAAAAG GTGGAGGATCAGCTGGAGGATCAGTTGGAGAATCACGAAGAGGACCAGATGCAGGATCAGATGAAGGACCAATTGGTATTCTGGTTGCTGTATTTGTGGTTCTTGGCACCATTGCTGTAATTGTGTGTCGTAAGAAGAAGAACTCTG GCTCCAGACATGATGTACCCAAACCCT TGTGA